A stretch of DNA from Catenulispora acidiphila DSM 44928:
AGGGCGCGAGCCGCGGCGCAGTTCGCCTCGAGGTCGTCCACGAACACGGTCTCCTCGGCCGGGATGCCGAGCCGCTCCAGACAGAGCTCGTAGATGCCGGGGTCCGGCTTCTGCATCCCGACCTCGTGCGAGTACACGATCAGGTCGGTCAGCTCGCTGAACCGGTACGCCTCCTCCTCGCGCTCGCGCGCGCCGACGAAGCTGTTGCTGATGATCGCGGTGGCGTAGCCCTCGGCGCGGCGGGCGCGCCAGTAGTCGGCCATCTCGGCGTTGTACGTGCCGAGGTACTCGACCCAGACGTCTGCCATGTACGCCGCGAAGCGGTCCGCCGGCACCCCGAGGGCGGCGACGGACCGTTCGTGGACTTCCTCGAGCGTGATGTGGCCGAGCTCGCCGGCCTGGAAGACGGCCTCGACGCGGTTCGCCCAGCCGGCGCCGAACTCGGGCTCCCAGCGCGCCGCGGTGCCGAGGTCCGGGGTGTGCTCCAGGACCCCGCCGATGTCCAGGACTATCGCTCGGATCGGCATGGGTTCTCCTAGCTCGTCAGGCGATACGCGCCGGGACGGTGCTCGTCAGCTGATGGGCCTCAGGCGATGCCCAGCACCTTGCGGGCGACGCCGTCCCACTTGGCCGGGTCGGTGATGTTGCGGCCGTCGACGATCACCTTCACGCCGGGGAAGTCCGCCGCCGCCAGCTCGCGGTACTCCTCGTGCTCGGTGTGGACGATGATGCCCGCGACCTCGGTGCCGGGCTCGTAGGCCGGCAGGCCGAGCGCGGCCAGCTCCTCGGCGGTGTACAGCGGGTCGGAGACGACCGGCTGGGCGCCCTCCCCGGCCAGCGCCGCGACCAGGCCGAAGACGCCGGAGAACGCGGTCTCCTTCACGCCGCCGCCGCGGTAGGCCGCGCCGAGCACCAGCACCGTCCGGCCGGCCAGACCGCCGCCGCCGGTCGCGCCGCCGAGCAGGCCCTCCAGCAGCCCGACCAGGTACGCCGGCTGTGCGAGGTTGGACTCGCGGGCCGCGCGCACGATCGAGGCCTCGGGGTCGTTGAACAGGTAGAAGCGCGGGTAGACCGGGATGCAGTGGCCGCCGACCGCGGGTCCCGGCTGGTGGATGTGGCTGAACGGCTGGCTGTTGGAGGCCTCGATCACCTGGAAGATGTCGATGCCGGTCCGGTCGGCGAAGCGCGCGAACTGGTTGGCCAGGCCGATGTTGACGTCCCGGTAGGTGGTCTCGGCGAGCTTGGCCAGCTCCGCGGCCTCCGCCGAGCCCAGGTCCCACACGCCGTTGCCGCGCTTGAGGTCGGGGCGCTCGTCGAAGTCCAGGACCGCCTCGTAGAAGGCGACCGCGGCGGACGCCGAATCCGTGTCGATCCCGCCGACCAGCTTCGGGTACTTGCGCAGGTCCGCGAAGACCCGGCCGGTGTAGACGCGCTCGGGGCTGTGGCAGAGCAGGAAGTCGCGGCCGGCGTTCAGACCCGAGGCGGCCTCCAGCGCGGGCAGGAAGCGCTCGCGGGTGGTGTGGACCGGCAGGGTGGTCTCGTAGCTCAGCAGGATGCCCGTGCGGCCGTTGGCGGCGGCTTCCTTCAGGCCGGCGGCGATGGTCTGGGTGGCGGCGTCCATGGCGCGGAAGTCCGGCACCGCGTCCTCGTCCACGACGACCGGCACGACGACCACGACCGCGTCGCTGTCGGCGACCGCGGCGACCCCGTCCAGGGTGGCGGTGAGGTTGCCGGCGGTGACCGCCCGCGGCAGCCGCACGTCGAGCTCGGCCTCGCCGGGGAAGGGCTCCACACCGGCGTTGATCTGCTCCACGACACGCGGGACCACGTCCACGCCGTAGACCTGGTGCCCCTTAGAGGCGAACTGGACGGCCAGCGGCAGGCCGATCTTGCCCATTCCAATGACGCTGATCTTCACAGTGCTCCGGACTCCAGGTTCGGCGTGTGTTCCGTATATGCGTTGCAGGACGCAAGCGTACCCGGCGCGGTTCCTAATACCCTTATGCCGTCTACTTGCTGAGGAGCACCGT
This window harbors:
- a CDS encoding HAD family hydrolase; this translates as MPIRAIVLDIGGVLEHTPDLGTAARWEPEFGAGWANRVEAVFQAGELGHITLEEVHERSVAALGVPADRFAAYMADVWVEYLGTYNAEMADYWRARRAEGYATAIISNSFVGAREREEEAYRFSELTDLIVYSHEVGMQKPDPGIYELCLERLGIPAEETVFVDDLEANCAAARALGMSAILFQDTAQVIRELDELLLKT
- a CDS encoding nucleotide sugar dehydrogenase — translated: MKISVIGMGKIGLPLAVQFASKGHQVYGVDVVPRVVEQINAGVEPFPGEAELDVRLPRAVTAGNLTATLDGVAAVADSDAVVVVVPVVVDEDAVPDFRAMDAATQTIAAGLKEAAANGRTGILLSYETTLPVHTTRERFLPALEAASGLNAGRDFLLCHSPERVYTGRVFADLRKYPKLVGGIDTDSASAAVAFYEAVLDFDERPDLKRGNGVWDLGSAEAAELAKLAETTYRDVNIGLANQFARFADRTGIDIFQVIEASNSQPFSHIHQPGPAVGGHCIPVYPRFYLFNDPEASIVRAARESNLAQPAYLVGLLEGLLGGATGGGGLAGRTVLVLGAAYRGGGVKETAFSGVFGLVAALAGEGAQPVVSDPLYTAEELAALGLPAYEPGTEVAGIIVHTEHEEYRELAAADFPGVKVIVDGRNITDPAKWDGVARKVLGIA